The Archocentrus centrarchus isolate MPI-CPG fArcCen1 chromosome 7, fArcCen1, whole genome shotgun sequence genome window below encodes:
- the LOC115783720 gene encoding Ig-like V-type domain-containing protein FAM187A — MQRGFIQTVTLKEPALSSEMPFPSFSTVFLLILSPEVWSYEAPEDKQDVFARTSCPAFLTFTNAAYLSGVTVELPCLCKPEQVQSVVWFFRKHLEHPGNTRALIDHHGNQLLDTSLVPHSGDLRSRFSIRLFSLLIFRAGPDDAGIYICGSAHKDFFYGYDLDIQEAQMLSFTSRLTSETENRNQRANLSSTLYWLFTSFRPWSVCDRCGVPGEQVRVGLCYISSHFLHVRYRRANQTVTSCGSEAVPRAFSHVKQSRVRAKLEVRSCHVTCPSQAPPSSKLLALMTFLGYSSASLPTEVPVFYLNHPEDQVLTLGCPGAQPNMAVAWDRGSNPIYRYGHSSGTNTGSTDLRLLIDTGHHLLFQPAKTQDSGIYYCWLDGRRAAEIHLLVYSHFGRSQSVLSHPDLLTAVRTLLGSYAAMTAAFFLLMLGRAVLRHRREETHVD; from the exons ATGCAGAGAGGGTTTATTCAAACTGTGACTTTAAAAGAGCCCGCTCTCTCCTCAGAGATGCCTTTCCCATCCTTCTCCACTGTCTTTCTCCTCATCCTGTCTCCAGAGGTGTGGAGCTATGAGGCCCCTGAAGATAAACAGGATGTGTTTGCCAGAACATCCTGTCCTGCCTTTCtgaccttcactaatgctgccTACCTGTCAGGAGTCACTGTGGAGCTGCCTTGCCTCTGCAAACCGGAGCAG GTCCAGTCAGTTGTTTGGTTTTTCCGGAAACATTTGGAACACCCAGGGAACACCAGAGCACTGATTGatcaccatggcaaccagcTGCTGGATACCAGTCTGGTCCCTCACAGCGGTGACCTGCGGAGCCGCTTCTCCATCCGGCTCTTCAGCCTGCTGATCTTCAGAGCTGGGCCCGATGATGCTGGCATCTACATCTGTGGTTCTGCCCACAAAGACTTCTTCTATGGTTATGACCTGGACATCCAGGAAGCTCAAATGCTCAGCTTCACCAGCAG ACTCACTTCAGAAACTGAGAACAGGAACCAGAGGGCCAACCTGAGCTCGACTCTGTATTGGCTCTTCACCAGCTTCCGGCCGTGGTCAGTCTGCGATCGCTGTGGTGTGCCAGGCGAACAGGTCCGTGTGGGTCTCTGCTACATAAGCTCCCATTTCCTGCATGTGCGCTACAGGCGGGCCAATCAGACGGTCACGTCATGCGGCTCAGAGGCGGTACCAAGAGCCTTCAGCCATGTGAAGCAAAGCAGAGTCAGGGCAAAGCTGGAGGTCAGAAGCTGTCATGTGACTTGTCCAAGTCAAGCCCCACCCTCCTCCAAGCTGCTTGCTCTGATGACTTTTCTTGGGTACAG TTCTGCCTCCTTGCCAACCGAGGTACCAGTGTTCTACCTGAACCACCCAGAGGACCAGGTCCTTACCCTGGGCTGTCCTGGGGCACAGCCTAATATGGCTGTTGCCTGGGACCGAGGGTCTAATCCCATTTACCGATATGGGCACTCATCAGGCACCAACACTGGCAGCACAGACCTCAGACTGCTCATAGACACCGGACACCACCTGCTGTTCCAGCCAGCTAAAACTCAGGACTCAG GCATCTACTACTGCTGGCTGGATGGTCGCCGGGCTGCAGAGATCCATCTCCTCGTGTACTCTCACTTTGGGCGGAGCCAGTCAGTGCTGTCACATCCTGACCTTCTGACCGCTGTGAGGACCTTGTTAGGGTCTTATGCAGCCATGACGGCTGCGTTTTTCCTGCTGATGCTGGGCAGAGCTGTGCTGAGACACCGCAGAGAAGAAACCCACGTGGATTAA